TCGCTTGGAGATGATCATGACCAGAAGTATCGCTGCCATGCTGTTCCTGCTGTTCTCGCTCACGATCTCATGGTCCGGTGTCCTGGCCTGCACCAGTGTGCGGATCAAAACGACGGATGGAATGGTCTTTTATGCCCGGACCATGGAAGGCGAATGGACCTTGCAGACGGTCCTGGGTGTGGTCCCCCAGGGAACGGCCTATCAGGGCACCTTGCCCGACGGGACGTCCAACGGACTCAAATGGAAGAACAAGTACGCCTTTGTGGGCATGTTCGATTTCGGGATGCCCCTGGCTTCCGACGGCATGAACGAGAAAGGTCTGGTGGTCGGCCAGCTGTTCCTGCCGGGCTACGCCGCCTACGAATCGTATGAATCCTCCGAGGCCGACAAGACCGTGGCACAATTCGAGTACGGGACCTGGCTGCTGTCGAATTTCTCCAGTGTTGCCGAGGTGCGGAAAAACTACCGGAACGTGCGGGTCTGCCAAGGCCCCACGAACACGGCCGGCCCCCTGCCCCTGCATTACGTGGTGCATGACCCCTCGGGCGACTGCGTGGTCATTGAGTACACGGCCGGCAAGGTCACGATCTACGACAATCCGCTGGGCGTCATGACCAATTCCCCCACCTTCGACTGGATGCTCACCAACCTCGACAATTATATCAATCTTTCCGTCATGAACACGCCGCAGAAGGAGCTGACGGGCTTGACGCTCAAACAGTTCGGCCAGGGCTCCGGTCTCTACGGCCTGCCCGGAGACTACAGCCCCCCCAGCCGTTTTGTGCGCATGGTGACCCTGGCCCAGGCCGCCCTGCCGGCAACGGGCGCGCCCCAGGGGCTCAATCAGGCCATCACCATCCTGGACAACGTGGATATTCCCATCGGCGCCGTGCGCGGCTGGGAAGGGAAGGAAGCGCGCTACGACAAGACGATCTGGTCCGTGGTGGCTGACGCCGCCAATCTTCGCTATTATTTCCGCAGCATGGACAACAAGAACTGGCGTTATGTCGATTTGGCCAAGGCCTTTGCCGGGGCCAAGGGGATAACGACCATCCCGGTCTTTATCCCGGTCGACTATCCCGATGTGACGAGCCAGGCGACGCCTCTGAAATAAAGGGCGGCGCTCGGACCTCTGCCTGCGCCGGCTCGCACGAATCCCTTTGCCAACGGCCGTATAAACGCAAGGATTGATGCCAAATGTCCAAAAAGACAGTGCTTATGGTTCTTCTCTGTCTGGTCTTCTTGTCGGCCCTTGCCCCGGGCGCAGGGGCGCAGTCGGCCACGCCGGACGAAAAGACTGACGATCTGCAGAAACTGACCCAGGAATCGAGCAATCCCGTGGGCAGCCTGTGGATGATCACCAATCAGTTCAATTTCAATCTGATGCAATCGCCCAAGGGCCGTCTGTTCAAGGACCCAAAGACGCAGTTCAACTACAATTTCCAACCCGTCCTGACTTTTGATCTGTCCAGTGATTACCGATTGATCGCCCGGCCCGTCATTCCCCTGTACAATTCGCCCTATGCCCAGGGCCTCAAGCAGGTGGATTATAAATTCGGGCTGGGGGATGCCGAGCTGATGGCCATGGTCGCGCCCTCGTCGTCCAGCTCGGGTTTTCTGTTCGGCGCAGGTCCCACGGCCGTCTTTCCCACAGCCACGGACAAGCAACTGGGCAACGGGAAATGGCAGCTCGGCGGAGCCGTTGCCGCAGTCTACATGGACGACAAGTGGGTGGCCGGCATCTTTCCCCAGCAATGGTGGTCGATTGGCGGAGATCCTTCCCGAAAGGACGTGAGTCTGACCAAGGCTCAGTATTTCTTGTGGTATTCCCCGGCTAAAACCTGGCAAGTCGGCATGTCGCCCAACATTTTAATCGATTGGACCCAAAAGAATGCCGACAACGCCCTGACCCTGCCCGTGGGGTTGGGCGTGGCCAAGCTTATGATGCTCGGGAAGCTGCCGATTAAGATTTCCGCAGAAGCCGACTACTCGGTCGTGCGCCCCCGGCATACCGGAACCGAGTGGACCTTCAAAATCAACCTGACGCCGATATTGCCCAAGCTGTTTTAAACACCGGCAGTGTTTTGTTGTGCGTACACAGCGTGCGCCAGCGCATCGGGCGGCGACACCCCGCCTGAGACAGGTGTTTTCAGCCTCGAGTCTTTCGACTAGGATGCGCCGGCCGGGGGAGTTCCTCCGGCCGCAACCGCCCGGCGCGTCCACAAGCCCTTTGGTGTTGTGACAACGATCTTACCAGAAGCCCCACGCGAAAAGGATGCCGCCATGCCGCAACTCTCAATAACCAAAACCGTATCCCGGGCTTCCTGGCTGTGTCTCGGTTTCCTGATCGTCAGCCTGTTGTGCGTCCCCACGCCCGCCCGGGCCGTTGAAGGGGGCGTGAGCCACTACATCCTGGGAGCCTACGGCGATTTCCTCATGGGCTACATCCCGGCTCCGGGCTTCTACGTGCGAAACGACACGCTCTATCAGTCGGCGCATACGGACAGCACCTTCAAGGGCGGTAAAATATACGCCGGACTCGACGAGCAGATGGTCATGAACATCACCAAACTCTCGTACATCTTCGATGTTCCGGCCATGGGCGGATTTCTCGGGGCGGGCGTCGGGGTGCCCGTCATCATCAATGAGCACCTCTCCGGCGACGTGGCCGCCGACTATACCCGTCGCTCCCGCACGACCGGCCTGGAGACGCCGCATCAATTTGACATCGGCGGCGGCGGCAACCGGGGCGGACTATCCGATCTTTTTCTGATGCCGGTCATTGCCGGCTGGAATTTTGGCGAGTGCCATCTCGTGGTTTCGCCGATCATCTTTCTGCCCACAGGCTATTACAACTCCAAAAAGCTCACCAACCTCGGCATGAACTACACCACGTTTGACGGCAACGTGGCCTTCACCTGGCTTGGCAAAAGCAACTTCGAGGTGTCCGTCAACGCCGGCTACATGATCAACACCGAAAACATCACCACGCATTATCTTTCCGGCAACCAGCTGCACGCGGACTGGACAGCGGCCTACCACGTCAACGAGCGTCTGGCCCTGGGGGCGGTCGGCTACCTTTTTGCCCAGACCACCCCGGACACAGGGTCGGGCGCAACCCTGGGGTCCAACCTGTCCTCCGGGACCGGCATCGGACCGGCCATCACCTACACCGTCCCTATCGCCGGCAAGGATATTATGCTTGCCACCAAATGGCTGCACGGGATCGGAGCCAGCCACAGCCCGCTTGGCGACACGGTGTACGCTTCCTTCGCGCTCAAGTTTTAGGGGTCTGACCGCGACGGGCTTGGCCGCGACGGGCTTGGCCCTGACGCGCTTCACGCCCACGCGCTTTGCCCTGGAGGGCTTGGGGGCAAACGGCTTGGCAGTTTTCCGTTTTGCAGAGCACCCAAATAGGTTTCAAGGGGGCAGATCGAAAGGATCTGCCCCTTTTTGCGGATAGGCCACAGGGCCTGATCCTTCCTTCCAGCGACGCGGCCCAGGACAGACGGGTCTGCTCCCCCTGAGGCCGCAAAGCCGACGTGTTTCCTCGCGCCTCTTTCAAAAATATCCGGTTATGACTTCATATTGCGGCCGGATAGGGTGTGCGCCCTCCGTCGCCTGGGACCGACGGCAGTCCAGGCGACAGGGCCGCCCGTCTGCTATCCCTTCGGGGTTTTTTCCCTTCTGCCTTGAACCAGGAGATATTGCAGGGTATAAGGCCCATAAGGACCCGAAGGGTCCGGGCGCGTTGTCCTCCGGCGGCAGTCGCCAACCGGGAGATGGGGAAGCACGATGGCTGGACCGGATCTGTTGGCTGCCGGCGAGGGCGCATGAGTGGTTGATTTATAACCGTGTAGCTTGCGGGGGTGTGCCATGGCAAAAGTCATGCTTATCGATAAAGATCTATCGCAGGGGAATATGCTGGCGGAGATGATCAAGCAAACACATCACGAAGTCGTTTTGGTGCATTCCGTGGCCGAAGCGGTCGGCATCTTCAAACGGGAGCCAATTGATCTGGTTGTCCTGGATATTGTCCCGGAGGCGGATGCGGCACTGACGGTTGCTGGCGTCAGAAAAGGCGTCGATGACGTTTTGCAGCGCAAGATCCCGCTGCTTGTTGTCGCCAAAAGCTTTAGCGAAAGTGCCTTTTTGCTGGAGCGGGGCGATGTCGACGTGTTGGTGGAAGTGCCGACGCATGCAGACCAGCTCAAGCAAATGGTTGAGCAATATGTCGGGTGCAAGGTCAAGTAAGCCGGAAGGTCGGGCCGAACGGCTTGGAAGTCCCGTCCGTTTCCCGCAGGTCTCGGGCGGGCCAAAGACTCCGCTTAGCCCCTGCCGGGAGGTGTCACATTGCCCAGGCCCGCGCGCCAGGCGACACGAAATCCGCGGTGACCCGGGCCAAGCCGCCGGGTCGCCGTCCTGGCGCGGTCCCTGGCTGGCCCCCGTTCGCCTCAGTCGCCGCCAAGTTCCTTGAGAGCCGCTTCGATTTGTTCGGAACGAAAGCCGACGATGACCGTGCTGCCGATCACAATGGTCGGGAAGGTGACTTCCGGGTTGTATTTGCGCACCGTGTCCATCACCTGATTGCGCTCTTCGCCGGACAGGAAATCCACATTGACCGCATCGTAGGGAATGTTGTGTTCGTCGAGATAGTCTTTCGCACGGGTACAGTGGGGGCAGGTCGCCAGGGTGAAGACCTTGATCGGGGTCGTCATGGGAATGCTCCTTGGGCGCGCAATGGTCGCGCCGCAGTCTTTCTCGTAGCAGGTATCCCTGTTTCGTGGCGAAGGGTCAAGCCTCCAAGTCATGGGGACAGAGCAGAGACGAAGAGGAAAGGACAGGGCAGGGCGCCGGTCGGAGGAAGGAGCGAAAGGCTTATTGGCAAGAGGCTTGCGGGCCGGGGAGACCTGCTCCAGGCAAGGCGGCGGGGTCGCGCCGACGCCTTGCCCGATCGTGGCGTTAGAGGACGACCTTGACCTGGGAGGCCGTGGCAATGGCCTTGCGCTTGGCGTCCTCGACGTCGCGCCCCAGGGCCAGGGCCACGCCCATGCGGCGAAGACCGTGCACCTCGGGCTTGCCGAACAGCCGGATGGCCGTATCCGGCTCGGCCAGGGCCTGCGGGAGAATCTCGTAGCGGGGCGAGGTGGAATCGCCCTCGGCCAG
Above is a window of Desulfovibrio sp. TomC DNA encoding:
- a CDS encoding linear amide C-N hydrolase, with amino-acid sequence MTRSIAAMLFLLFSLTISWSGVLACTSVRIKTTDGMVFYARTMEGEWTLQTVLGVVPQGTAYQGTLPDGTSNGLKWKNKYAFVGMFDFGMPLASDGMNEKGLVVGQLFLPGYAAYESYESSEADKTVAQFEYGTWLLSNFSSVAEVRKNYRNVRVCQGPTNTAGPLPLHYVVHDPSGDCVVIEYTAGKVTIYDNPLGVMTNSPTFDWMLTNLDNYINLSVMNTPQKELTGLTLKQFGQGSGLYGLPGDYSPPSRFVRMVTLAQAALPATGAPQGLNQAITILDNVDIPIGAVRGWEGKEARYDKTIWSVVADAANLRYYFRSMDNKNWRYVDLAKAFAGAKGITTIPVFIPVDYPDVTSQATPLK
- a CDS encoding SphA family protein, with the protein product MPQLSITKTVSRASWLCLGFLIVSLLCVPTPARAVEGGVSHYILGAYGDFLMGYIPAPGFYVRNDTLYQSAHTDSTFKGGKIYAGLDEQMVMNITKLSYIFDVPAMGGFLGAGVGVPVIINEHLSGDVAADYTRRSRTTGLETPHQFDIGGGGNRGGLSDLFLMPVIAGWNFGECHLVVSPIIFLPTGYYNSKKLTNLGMNYTTFDGNVAFTWLGKSNFEVSVNAGYMINTENITTHYLSGNQLHADWTAAYHVNERLALGAVGYLFAQTTPDTGSGATLGSNLSSGTGIGPAITYTVPIAGKDIMLATKWLHGIGASHSPLGDTVYASFALKF
- a CDS encoding chemotaxis protein CheY, with the translated sequence MAKVMLIDKDLSQGNMLAEMIKQTHHEVVLVHSVAEAVGIFKREPIDLVVLDIVPEADAALTVAGVRKGVDDVLQRKIPLLVVAKSFSESAFLLERGDVDVLVEVPTHADQLKQMVEQYVGCKVK
- a CDS encoding glutaredoxin family protein, which translates into the protein MTTPIKVFTLATCPHCTRAKDYLDEHNIPYDAVNVDFLSGEERNQVMDTVRKYNPEVTFPTIVIGSTVIVGFRSEQIEAALKELGGD